From the genome of Suricata suricatta isolate VVHF042 chromosome 3, meerkat_22Aug2017_6uvM2_HiC, whole genome shotgun sequence, one region includes:
- the AMER3 gene encoding APC membrane recruitment protein 3, whose translation MELKRGKTFIKSSLQISHEKPPDPAATAPVREDEGSWSVSSGGQQQPYSESTPQVSPNAQGYDRCPNKGVQPEPEVGAAALCGATFKLVRKSKTHDSVPGAGRVSTATEHLVGSSSFPGPSSSQRMIDYRHFVPQMPFVPAVAKSIPRKRISLKRPKKCFRNLFHIRKNKTENLASLMTKRESLSSPGGPSEAGRQTDKDFFPFGEGLGPNGLCQDLSDSEFLPDSSFDLCRALCEDVASLKSFDSLTGCGEIFADESSVPSLELNEGLESPAQVSQPLESKVLRGPFQGSMDKLASPAQNEMSDFTKFWDSVNHSVRQQHRTLLGPWLGSPHGTDTDQPKLDAAGLAELPLCPCRDPHSGSKASSIDTGTPKSEQPESVSTSDEGYYDSFSPGLEEDKKEASSPGTPAAAFPRDSYSGDALYELFYDPSEGPVGPSLDDDLCVSESLSGPALGAPLSMCSFHVGAEENLAPTPGPDLLSQSFLQSSWKGKECLLKLCDTELAITMGIINWLRRGPELRNPPASSPGETATLPRGQAEKLEAGSEKKGPGPVKLEGRGPGTSDVGRTTVGSASSRQELWAHSLTKGLLAGESKILAGPEQGTSSLSRDPPLEFVKVSGEGGTQGCYEGLFSVGSATSATIDTSSKNKVPNLQPTSQEPRPPGNLECFRGPWRLGPGGSILDVEPALTGCMAQVAALQIQPDCQPPTTQLLSSGLCSQLQTRAPEILQQKQSNSFPSMAVACGLPSLTSPLHSSQNQRCPGHVLDLSQLRMEPTRMDAQAYASVENQPL comes from the coding sequence ATGGAGCTGAAGAGAGGAAAGACCTTCATCAAATCCAGCCTGCAAATTTCTCATGAGAAACCTCCAGACCCAGCAGCCACTGCTCCAGTCAGGGAGGATGAAGGTTCATGGTCTGTCTCATCAGGAGGGCAACAGCAGCCCTACAGTGAGAGCACCCCACAGGTTAGTCCCAATGCCCAAGGATATGACAGATGCCCCAACAAGGGAGTACAACCAGAACCCGAGGTGGGGGCTGCAGCCTTATGTGGGGCCACCTTCAAACTGGTACGAAAGAGTAAGACTCATGACAGTGTGCCTGGGGCTGGCAGGGTGAGCACAGCCACAGAGCACCTAGTGGGCAGCTCAAGTTTCCCAGGACCCTCTAGCAGCCAGCGTATGATTGACTACCGCCACTTTGTGCCCCAGATGCCTTTTGTGCCAGCTGTGGCCAAGAGCATTCCAAGGAAGAGGATCTCCCTGAAACGACCTAAGAAGTGCTTTCGGAACCTATTCCACATTCGCAAAAACAAGACTGAGAACTTGGCCTCACTAATGACCAAGAGGGAGAGCCTGTCCTCCCCTGGTGGCCCATCAGAGGCTGGAAGGCAGACAGACAAAGACTTCTTTCCCTTTGGTGAAGGACTGGGGCCAAATGGCCTGTGTCAGGATCTATCTGACAGTGAGTTCCTGCCTGACTCTTCCTTTGACCTCTGTAGGGCCTTGTGTGAGGATGTGGCCTCACTAAAGAGCTTTGACTCTCTCACGGGCTGTGGGGAGATCTTTGCAGATGAAAGTTCCGTGCCATCCCTGGAACTGAATGAGGGCCTGGAGAGTCCAGCCCAGGTATCGCAGCCCCTTGAAAGCAAAGTTCTTAGGGGCCCCTTCCAGGGTAGCATGGATAAACTGGCATCACCTGCCCAAAATGAGATGTCTGACTTCACCAAGTTTTGGGACAGTGTGAATCACTCTGTGAGGCAGCAGCACCGCACCCTACTGGGCCCATGGCTGGGGAGTCCCCATGGGACAGATACAGACCAGCCCAAGCTGGATGCAGCTGGGCTTGCTGAGCTCCCCCTGTGTCCTTGCAGGGACCCCCACAGTGGCTCCAAAGCCAGCTCCATAGACACAGGTACTCCCAAGAGCGAACAGCCAGAATCCGTGTCCACAAGTGATGAGGGCTATTATGACTCCTTCTCACCTGGCCTTGAAGAGGACAAGAAGGAGGCTTCGAGCCCAGGCACACCTGCAGCTGCCTTCCCCCGGGATAGCTACAGTGGAGATGCTCTCTATGAGCTCTTCTATGACCCCAGTGAGGGCCCTGTTGGCCCGAGCCTGGATGATGACCTATGCGTGTCTGAGAGTCTGTCAGGGCCAGCACTAGGAGCACCACTATCCATGTGCAGCTTCCATGTGGGGGCAGAGGAGAACTTGGCCCCAACACCAGGCCCAGACCTGCTCAGCCAGAGCTTTTTGCAAAGCTCCTGGAAGGGCAAAGAGTGCCTGTTAAAGCTCTGTGACACTGAGCTTGCCATCACCATGGGCATTATCAACTGGCTTCGCCGTGGCCCTGAGCTCCGCAACCCACCTGCCTCATCCCCTGGGGAGACTGCAACCTTAcccaggggacaggcagagaaattAGAAGCTGGCTCTGAGAAAAAAGGCCCAGGACCAGTGaagctggagggcaggggccctgggacTTCAGATGTAGGTAGGACCACTGTGGGCTCAGCATCCAGCAGGCAGGAGCTATGGGCACATTCACTTACCAAAGGCCTGCTTGCTGGAGAGAGCAAGATCCTAGCAGGGCCTGAGCAGGGAACTAGCTCTCTTTCCAGGGACCCACCTCTGGAGTTTGTGAAGGTCTCTGGAGAAGGAGGGACACAAGGCTGCTATGAAGGCTTGTTCTCTGTGGGGTCTGCAACCTCTGCAACAATAGACACTTCCAGCAAAAACAAGGTTCCAAACCTTCAGCCCacctcccaggagcccaggccaCCTGGGAATCTGGAGTGTTTCCGAGGTCCTTGGAGGCTAGGTCCTGGGGGAAGCATCCTTGATGTAGAGCCCGCCCTGACAGGCTGTATGGCCCAGGTTGCAGCCCTGCAGATCCAACCAGACTGCCAGCCCCCTACGACACAGCTTCTAAGCAGTGGGCTCTGCAGTCAACTTCAAACCAGGGCCCCTGAAATTCTGCAGCAGAAACAGTCTAACAGCTTCCCTAGCATGGCAGTTGCATGTGGTCTGCCCTCCCTGACTAGTCCACTACACAGCTCACAGAACCAGAGATGCCCAGGCCATGTCCTTGACCTCAGCCAGCTCAGAATGGAGCCCACCAGGATGGATGCCCAGGCTTATGCCTCTGTGGAGAACCAGCCCCTGTAG